A single genomic interval of Ananas comosus cultivar F153 unplaced genomic scaffold, ASM154086v1, whole genome shotgun sequence harbors:
- the LOC109706374 gene encoding classical arabinogalactan protein 9-like produces the protein MAVATSHPSRSLPYGSLLTAVLEFMSFDLSDVRPMKYPTAISTATFSTLGFKKNRHGIWVRKHVIDSPSEHGDVTDDAEDDPMPYEPPPRAPSPPVEPPPRASPPPFEPPPAVPPPYAPPPMDFQNQTDVFGIKAYMDSIFGPSSAFYAAYGPHVDRPSSSTMPPPVSPTDHEDDEEDDDDDDD, from the exons ATGGCCGTCGCCACTTCTCATCCCTCGCGCTCACTTCCATATGGCTCTTTGCTCACCGCCGTCCTCGAGTTCATGTCATTTGATCTTTCCGACGTGAGGCCGATGAAGTACCCCACCGCCATTTCTACAGCTACCTTCTCCACACTTGGCTTTAAGAAAAATCGTCATGGCATTTGGGTAAGAAAACATGTGATTGATTCGCCCAGCGAGCATGGTGATGTCACTGACGACGCCGAGGATGATCCTATGCCTTATGAGCCGCCACCTCGAGCACCTTCTCCACCAGTTGAGCCGCCGCCACGAGCATCTCCTCCACCCTTTGAGCCACCCCCTGCTGTGCCTCCGCCTTATGCTCCTCCTCCTATGGATTTTCAAAACCAG ACAGATGTTTTCGGCATCAAGGCATACATGGACTCTATCTTTGGACCTTCTAGTGCCTTTTATGCCGCGTATGGACCCCACGTTGATCGACCATCCTCCTCCACTATGCCTCCACCAGTTTCGCCTACGGATCATGAGGACGATGAAGaggatgacgatgatgatgatgattag